From Methanospirillum lacunae, one genomic window encodes:
- the aspS gene encoding aspartate--tRNA(Asn) ligase yields the protein MRVPINTITPESTSADITGWAHEIRDLGGLAFLLLRDRTGIIQVTVPKKKATPQVVEALKDISRESVVRVTGTVKPEGKAPGGREVIPDAIEVVSKAATPLPLDVAEKVPAELDTRLDNRFLDARRPRVSAVFKIRSAVQHATRNFLFDNDFIEITTSKIVAAATEGGTELFPIAYFEKEAFLNQSPQLYKQMMMAAGFEKVYEIGPIFRAEEHNTTKHLNEATSIDVEVSFATHEDVMQVLEDLVRSVYSFVDKNCSTAIADLEIDSFAVPEKNFPRLSYTDAIEIASRGMNDPIKFGDDIGTAAEKVIGEEMGRHYFIVDWPSSIRPYYAMPYENEPEICKAFDMMHPRMELSSGAQRVHQHDLLVTQITKKGLNPDNFEFYLSPFKYGMPPHAGWGLGADRLVATMLGLQNVREAVLFPRDRHRVVP from the coding sequence ATGCGAGTCCCTATCAATACCATCACTCCTGAGTCAACCTCAGCAGATATTACCGGATGGGCACACGAGATCCGTGATCTCGGAGGCCTTGCTTTTCTCCTCCTCAGAGACCGGACCGGAATCATCCAGGTCACTGTACCTAAGAAGAAGGCTACACCTCAGGTTGTTGAGGCACTCAAGGACATCTCCCGTGAGTCAGTAGTCAGGGTCACCGGAACCGTCAAACCGGAAGGAAAGGCTCCTGGTGGCCGTGAGGTTATTCCTGACGCTATCGAGGTTGTCAGTAAGGCTGCAACCCCGCTCCCGCTCGATGTTGCCGAGAAGGTTCCTGCAGAACTAGACACCAGGCTTGATAACCGGTTCCTTGATGCACGCAGGCCCCGTGTGAGCGCAGTCTTCAAGATCCGCAGTGCTGTCCAGCACGCAACCCGAAATTTCCTCTTTGACAATGATTTTATCGAGATAACAACCTCCAAGATTGTTGCTGCAGCAACCGAGGGAGGCACTGAACTCTTCCCAATCGCATATTTTGAGAAAGAGGCGTTTCTCAACCAAAGCCCGCAACTCTATAAACAAATGATGATGGCTGCAGGATTTGAGAAGGTCTACGAGATCGGACCGATATTCAGGGCAGAAGAGCACAATACAACCAAGCACCTGAATGAGGCAACCTCAATAGATGTCGAGGTTTCGTTTGCCACCCATGAAGATGTTATGCAGGTGCTCGAAGACCTTGTGCGTTCTGTTTACTCTTTCGTGGACAAGAACTGCAGTACTGCGATTGCTGATCTTGAAATAGACTCATTCGCTGTTCCTGAGAAGAACTTCCCCCGGCTTTCGTATACTGATGCCATCGAGATCGCAAGCAGGGGAATGAATGATCCGATCAAGTTCGGCGATGATATCGGCACCGCTGCGGAGAAGGTCATCGGCGAAGAGATGGGGCGTCATTACTTCATTGTAGACTGGCCCAGTTCAATCAGACCATATTACGCAATGCCATACGAGAACGAACCCGAGATCTGTAAGGCATTTGATATGATGCACCCCAGAATGGAACTCTCAAGTGGAGCACAACGTGTTCACCAGCATGATCTCCTCGTCACGCAGATCACAAAGAAAGGTCTGAATCCAGATAACTTTGAATTCTACTTAAGCCCATTCAAGTATGGTATGCCTCCGCATGCCGGGTGGGGTCTTGGTGCAGACCGGCTGGTTGCAACGATGCTTGGACTGCAGAATGTCAGAGAAGCAGTACTGTTCCCACGTGACCGCCACCGTGTGGTTCCCTGA
- a CDS encoding amidohydrolase encodes MSACVHDPDLFTNKGSILITGTRIGDRNVDIFIDETGTIRDIGEGVSKKCRSEAEHQISAEKTLAIPGLVNAHTHAAMTLLRGYADDMHLQQWLSEKIWPLEAHLTGEDVYWGTKLACLEMIRSGTVAFNDMYFFMEDAARAVDESGIRGVLCHGFITFGLAEKFESEVKATENLVSHIRGMNNPRITPAVGPHAPYTVPPEHLEWCGSYSKDEDIMLHIHLSETEQEVIDCKKAHGVTPAVLLDQCGCLSERTLAAHGCWLEDEDCRLLAERGCHVAHNPVSNMKLATGRAMPYPSLRSAGVNVALATDGCSSNNNLDLFEEMKVAAIGQKFFWKQDTLLPAEEALSMATSCGAKALGIPGGSIVVGQAADIVLVSLDHPSMVPLHNPVSNLVYSASGCQVSTVLCNGRVLMYEKEIPGETAILSGAADAAAGLLNRAAQNT; translated from the coding sequence ATGAGTGCGTGTGTACATGACCCGGATCTCTTTACAAATAAGGGTTCAATCCTCATCACCGGAACCAGGATCGGAGATCGGAATGTTGACATTTTTATTGATGAGACCGGCACGATTCGCGATATTGGTGAAGGGGTATCAAAAAAGTGCAGGAGCGAGGCAGAACACCAGATATCAGCAGAAAAGACTCTTGCCATTCCCGGGCTTGTAAATGCCCACACGCATGCTGCCATGACCCTGCTTCGGGGATATGCGGATGATATGCACTTGCAGCAGTGGCTTTCTGAGAAGATCTGGCCACTAGAAGCGCATCTCACAGGCGAAGATGTGTATTGGGGAACAAAGCTTGCCTGCCTTGAGATGATCAGGAGTGGAACCGTTGCGTTCAATGACATGTACTTCTTCATGGAAGATGCTGCACGAGCGGTTGATGAAAGTGGGATACGTGGGGTTCTCTGCCATGGATTCATCACCTTCGGTCTCGCTGAAAAGTTCGAGTCAGAGGTGAAGGCAACAGAGAACCTGGTCTCCCATATCAGGGGGATGAACAATCCGCGCATCACTCCGGCAGTTGGGCCCCACGCCCCATACACCGTGCCACCTGAACATCTTGAGTGGTGTGGGTCGTACAGTAAGGATGAGGATATCATGCTTCACATCCACCTGAGTGAGACCGAGCAGGAGGTGATTGACTGCAAAAAAGCTCATGGGGTTACCCCTGCTGTCCTTCTTGACCAGTGTGGATGCCTGTCAGAGCGAACTCTCGCTGCTCATGGCTGTTGGCTTGAGGATGAAGACTGCCGGCTCCTTGCAGAACGAGGATGTCATGTGGCCCATAATCCGGTAAGTAATATGAAACTCGCAACCGGCCGGGCAATGCCATATCCTTCTCTTCGAAGTGCCGGGGTAAATGTGGCCCTTGCAACAGACGGGTGCTCCTCAAACAACAACCTGGATCTTTTCGAGGAGATGAAGGTCGCCGCAATAGGCCAGAAGTTCTTCTGGAAACAGGATACTCTCCTTCCTGCTGAAGAAGCCCTTTCCATGGCAACTTCATGCGGGGCTAAAGCCCTGGGAATACCTGGCGGATCGATAGTAGTGGGACAGGCGGCAGATATCGTGCTGGTATCACTAGATCATCCCTCAATGGTTCCGCTCCACAATCCGGTTTCGAACCTGGTATACTCGGCATCAGGATGTCAGGTCAGTACGGTACTCTGCAATGGCAGGGTATTGATGTATGAAAAGGAGATCCCGGGAGAAACCGCAATCCTTTCTGGCGCAGCAGATGCAGCAGCAGGTCTTCTGAACCGTGCAGCACAAAATACGTAA
- a CDS encoding helix-turn-helix transcriptional regulator produces MHIPGLNGQQVLAAAVLISAVFFLGVKLLNPTPLVIWSTGTDFVIQTEHIGDIYTITDVAIIICASLVVCASALTLLFYDQIHIVTSSQPVQTKAPEPEVPLPSPLEERRRKWEAVLPTLKEDQQLIYQSILDADGLIPQSDIVEKTGLSKSNVSRTLDILESMGLIERRRRGMGNIILLK; encoded by the coding sequence ATGCATATCCCAGGTCTGAACGGTCAGCAAGTTCTAGCAGCAGCAGTACTAATATCAGCAGTATTCTTTCTCGGGGTGAAACTCCTGAATCCTACTCCTCTCGTTATCTGGAGTACAGGAACCGACTTTGTTATTCAGACTGAACATATCGGTGATATATACACAATAACCGATGTTGCTATCATCATCTGTGCATCCCTGGTGGTCTGCGCGAGTGCATTAACTCTGCTCTTTTACGATCAGATTCATATTGTCACTTCTTCACAGCCAGTCCAGACAAAAGCACCAGAACCAGAAGTTCCATTACCATCTCCTCTTGAGGAACGACGGCGTAAATGGGAGGCAGTACTTCCCACATTGAAAGAGGACCAGCAGCTCATCTACCAGAGTATTCTGGATGCCGATGGGCTCATTCCCCAAAGCGATATCGTAGAGAAGACCGGACTATCCAAATCAAATGTTAGTAGAACGCTCGATATCCTCGAAAGTATGGGTCTGATCGAGAGACGAAGAAGAGGAATGGGGAATATCATTCTCCTGAAGTAA
- the cofD gene encoding 2-phospho-L-lactate transferase: MSLSWEDTITVTFLSGGTGTPKLLQGARLALNDKDIAVIVNTAEDLWYQGGHISPDIDTVMYLFAGILNTKTWWGIDGDTFVTHEQFRSIGVDTYLAVGDKDRAVELLRGELLKEGMTLSQATCDLSSRLSVHATIIPMTDQEYTTMIETKDGIIHFQEYWVKHRGSVEISKVLRVPERRPDASTGALEAMKKSDLIIIGPSNPITSISPILECNGIIDLLKQKPVVAVSPFIGDKPVSGPARDLMVARGFEPTSAGVYAAYAEFVDLFVQDIRDPVDVPGAIRCDTLMTSPDISKGIIDLILDRMPV, encoded by the coding sequence ATGAGTCTATCATGGGAAGATACTATAACTGTAACATTTCTTTCTGGTGGAACGGGGACACCTAAACTTCTACAGGGTGCAAGACTGGCCCTGAACGACAAAGATATCGCTGTCATCGTCAATACGGCAGAAGACCTCTGGTACCAGGGCGGACATATCTCTCCTGATATCGACACGGTGATGTACCTCTTTGCCGGGATTCTCAACACCAAAACCTGGTGGGGAATTGACGGGGATACATTCGTGACACATGAACAGTTCAGGTCCATCGGAGTTGACACATACCTCGCAGTCGGAGACAAAGACAGGGCTGTTGAACTTCTCAGAGGAGAACTGCTCAAGGAAGGGATGACACTTTCGCAGGCAACCTGTGATCTCAGTTCACGGTTGTCAGTTCATGCAACAATCATCCCGATGACAGACCAGGAATACACCACGATGATTGAAACCAAAGACGGGATCATTCATTTTCAGGAGTACTGGGTCAAACACAGGGGAAGTGTGGAAATCAGTAAGGTGCTCAGGGTTCCTGAGAGGAGACCAGATGCCTCCACCGGAGCACTGGAAGCCATGAAGAAGAGCGATCTCATCATCATCGGCCCGAGTAACCCGATAACTAGCATCTCACCAATTCTCGAGTGCAACGGAATTATTGATCTGCTCAAACAAAAACCGGTGGTTGCGGTCAGTCCATTTATCGGCGACAAACCGGTGAGCGGGCCAGCCAGGGATCTCATGGTTGCCCGGGGATTTGAACCGACTTCAGCCGGTGTGTACGCAGCGTATGCAGAATTTGTCGATCTCTTTGTTCAGGATATCCGTGATCCGGTTGATGTACCTGGTGCCATACGATGTGATACCCTGATGACGAGCCCTGACATTTCAAAAGGGATTATTGATCTCATTTTAGATCGGATGCCGGTCTGA
- a CDS encoding HD domain-containing protein: MHGYIQVEPELLPLVDSPEIQRLRYVRQLGFSFLVYPGAHHTRFEHSLGAMHLASLMSKQIELAKEDHLLVTTAALLHDIGHGPFSHAIEGIASESLGRSHTDVRDLITKSSLNDELERIDVDPVEVCLMIEGTHPLASIIHGDLDVDRMDYLLRDAHYTGVPYGTVDSGRLIRATRLSNGEIVLDESGVQAAESLLIARTLMRPAVYYHHVSRIAEKIFSTAVYEQSRIDPTGIMEKMIRMDDAACMQALLCSEYSDVRHLAEDLYYRRLFKRSLYLGKEEVSASLRLANDSNERERELAGRIAEQAGVMPREVLVDIPAFPRDMSIKVQVQDRDNLLPLEEVSPLVTTLNETRRTQWRVGVYAPEPVINEVRMAARELLHIRPLTRQNRLI; encoded by the coding sequence GTGCATGGGTACATCCAGGTCGAGCCTGAACTGCTCCCCCTTGTTGATTCACCGGAAATACAGCGGCTCCGGTATGTCCGCCAGCTCGGGTTTTCATTTCTGGTCTACCCCGGAGCACATCATACGCGGTTTGAGCACTCTCTTGGGGCCATGCATCTTGCATCCCTGATGTCAAAGCAGATTGAACTTGCAAAAGAGGATCATCTGCTTGTTACGACTGCTGCTCTTCTCCATGATATCGGTCACGGCCCGTTTTCTCATGCTATTGAAGGAATTGCATCAGAGTCACTAGGAAGATCACACACAGATGTCAGGGATCTGATAACTAAAAGCAGTCTTAATGATGAACTTGAGCGAATTGATGTAGATCCAGTCGAAGTCTGCCTGATGATAGAGGGAACACATCCCCTGGCGAGTATCATTCATGGCGATCTTGATGTGGATCGGATGGATTACCTGCTTCGTGATGCACATTACACTGGTGTTCCATATGGGACAGTGGACTCCGGGCGTCTGATCCGTGCCACCCGTCTTTCTAATGGGGAGATTGTCCTTGATGAGAGTGGTGTGCAGGCTGCTGAATCACTTCTTATTGCAAGAACCCTGATGAGGCCTGCAGTGTATTATCATCATGTGAGCAGAATTGCAGAGAAGATCTTTTCGACTGCGGTTTATGAACAAAGTAGAATTGATCCAACCGGGATCATGGAAAAGATGATACGGATGGATGATGCCGCATGCATGCAAGCCCTCCTTTGTTCTGAGTATTCTGATGTCAGGCACCTGGCTGAAGACCTTTATTACAGGCGTCTTTTTAAACGTTCACTCTATCTTGGCAAAGAAGAAGTATCAGCCTCTTTAAGACTCGCTAACGATTCGAATGAACGTGAACGAGAACTTGCAGGACGGATCGCTGAACAGGCAGGAGTAATGCCACGGGAAGTTCTTGTGGACATTCCTGCTTTTCCCCGTGATATGTCTATAAAGGTTCAGGTACAGGACAGAGACAATCTTCTGCCTCTAGAGGAGGTGTCTCCACTGGTAACAACCCTAAATGAGACCCGTCGTACCCAGTGGCGGGTTGGTGTGTATGCACCCGAACCTGTAATCAATGAAGTCAGAATGGCTGCCAGGGAGTTACTTCACATCAGGCCGCTGACACGTCAGAACCGGCTTATCTGA
- a CDS encoding methionine synthase, which yields MKPFIPGQILPTTVVGSYPAEPRRTLRSLLDPFHEAACQAVDAQISAGITIISDGQVRGDMIGTFASELPGIRGKDVIGKVMPSGHPITVKDTRYARTRHPYVKGIVTGPSTLSYGLHLDTPNYRTRDELVPDIAEALAVEARSLGEVGITMLQIDEPIFSTGVADLDIGRNAIERITTQVSVPVCLHVCGPLSRIIDEYVRMPVQVLDFEGSVDPDNLSSLSSRDLCAKYIGFGCVDSSSAKLEDVETVIKRIRTGVELLGAERLIIDPDCGLRMLPQDVAYAKLSRLCEAAALVRSETGVDNHQ from the coding sequence ATGAAACCTTTCATCCCAGGTCAGATCCTCCCGACAACAGTAGTCGGAAGTTATCCTGCCGAGCCACGGCGGACCTTAAGGAGCCTGCTGGATCCATTCCACGAAGCAGCCTGCCAGGCTGTTGATGCACAGATATCAGCAGGAATTACAATAATTTCTGACGGACAGGTGAGAGGAGACATGATTGGAACGTTTGCATCCGAGCTCCCCGGGATCAGGGGAAAGGATGTGATCGGAAAGGTGATGCCATCCGGACATCCGATAACAGTCAAAGATACCAGGTACGCCAGAACCCGGCATCCATACGTTAAAGGGATCGTAACCGGTCCTTCCACCCTTTCTTACGGGCTCCATCTTGACACGCCGAATTACCGGACCCGTGATGAACTGGTACCGGATATCGCTGAAGCCCTTGCTGTAGAAGCGCGCTCCCTCGGGGAGGTCGGGATCACAATGCTCCAGATAGATGAGCCAATCTTCTCAACCGGGGTAGCAGACCTGGACATTGGAAGAAATGCAATTGAGAGAATCACCACGCAGGTTTCAGTCCCGGTCTGTCTCCATGTGTGTGGTCCGCTCTCCCGGATCATCGATGAGTATGTCAGGATGCCGGTTCAGGTGCTTGACTTTGAAGGGAGCGTTGACCCTGATAACCTCTCATCTCTTTCATCCCGTGATCTTTGCGCAAAGTATATCGGGTTTGGCTGCGTGGATTCATCATCGGCAAAACTGGAAGACGTAGAAACCGTCATTAAGAGGATAAGGACAGGAGTCGAGTTGCTTGGAGCAGAACGGCTCATTATAGACCCAGACTGCGGACTCAGGATGTTGCCGCAGGATGTGGCATATGCCAAACTTTCGCGGCTCTGTGAAGCAGCAGCACTAGTACGATCTGAAACAGGCGTTGATAACCACCAGTGA